GCCGGCGGCCGCTAAACGATATCCGTCAGCAGGGCCAGCGGGTAGTCGGCGCCGGCCAGGTAGTCATCGATGGTGCGCTGCACCAGTGGGCTGCGCAGCTGATCCGCCCTGGCGCGGACCTCGGCGGCCGTGAGCCAGAGGGTGCGCTCGATGCCGGCATCCAGGTCGCAGTGCGGATCATGCGCGAGTCCGCGCCCGGCAAAGGCGACCCTGAGATAGGTCTGGTGGCGCTCGGGCATGCGCCAGCGATAGATTCCGGTAATGCGATCGGGCGCGAAATCCCAGCCGCTCTCCTCGCGGGTCTCGCGGATCACGGCAGCGATCAGGCTTTCGTCGTCTTCCAGGTGGCCGGCCGGCTGATTCAGCACCGAGCGTCCAGCGACGCGTTCCTGCACCAGCAGAAACCGGCCGTCCTGTTCCAGGATCGCGGCAACCGTGACGTGGGGCTTCCAGATCATAAATAACTTTCAACGGTTTAGGTTTGCAGAAAAGTCCAGGGCCGTGCTGCGGTGCTTGCCGGTATGTGCAGGCTTGCGAGCCGGCGATGCTGGATAATTGGCGCTCGCACTGTAACAAACAATCCCCTATACTTCACAACTCGTTCGTGGGGGTGTAGTTATGGCGTCTACCTGAGGCAATATCTCATAGCCTCAATCTAACGGTAAACAACTACGGGCTTATTAACAAAAACGTTCTGGAGGAATTGGTAATGACTGGCTTGCTACGAAAGACTCTGTTTACGGTATTCCTTTTCGTCGTGACAGCAGGGGGCGCCCTTGCCGACGACATCCTGATGCCGTTTGTGCTGGCTTACACCTCGAGCGGCGATGTCGCATCGGTCGCGTCCGAGGTCAAATCCAAGCTCACCGGTGCCGGTTTCCAGGTGGTGGGTGAGTACTC
The window above is part of the Pseudomonadota bacterium genome. Proteins encoded here:
- a CDS encoding NUDIX hydrolase yields the protein MIWKPHVTVAAILEQDGRFLLVQERVAGRSVLNQPAGHLEDDESLIAAVIRETREESGWDFAPDRITGIYRWRMPERHQTYLRVAFAGRGLAHDPHCDLDAGIERTLWLTAAEVRARADQLRSPLVQRTIDDYLAGADYPLALLTDIV